From the genome of Papaver somniferum cultivar HN1 chromosome 2, ASM357369v1, whole genome shotgun sequence, one region includes:
- the LOC113348142 gene encoding uncharacterized protein LOC113348142, with protein MWDVFVDYTGFPRMAKWSVANIITTIEDDVGGAMKQMSRTLVTPYLDEEKRNIMWQGGYFELLSKYSELVNFIEEKSKDHLQNMKNKDKQESDLCNKSVQILEAIFDKKSKLASTDKQKEAVASSVFKEQPDLHRGEKSGLCNADIKEKEEEKKEEEKKEENDESEKETGGGLVPKKVGNVSDFGYDFEEVANIGSKMVMDVQDHPDFPSKEDAFTHGEENKECETNVIKIVYESNEKIQEDGSQKTLIEKQVNHIPKWARRR; from the exons ATGTGGGATGTATTTGTTG ACTACACTGGATTTCCAAGGATGGCGAAGTGGTCGGTGGCCAATATTATTACTACAATTGAAGATGATGTGGGTGGAGCAATGAAACAG ATGTCGCGGACGTTGGTAACACCTTACCTagatgaagaaaaaagaaacataatGTGGCAGGGGGGTTATTTTGAATTACTCAGTAAATATTCAGAGCTAGTAAATTTCattgaagaaaaatcaaaagatCATCTACAAAACATGAAGAACAAAGATAAGCAAGAGTCAGACTTGTGTAATAAGTCCGTACAAATATTGGAAGCAATTTTTGACAAGAAAAGCAAACTAGCAAGTACCGATAAGCAGAAAGAAGCTGTTGCTAGTTCAGTATTTAAAGAACAACCTGATCTTCACAGAGGAGAAAAAAGTGGTCTTTGCAACGCTGATataaaggagaaagaagaagagaagaaagaagaagagaaaaaagaagagaatgatgaatctgaaaaagaaactGGTGGTGGTTTAGTACCAAAAAAAGTTGGTAATGTTTCTGATTTTGGATATGACTTCGAGGAGGTTGCAAATATTGGAAGTAAGATGGTAATGGATGTACAAGACCATCCCGATTTCCCATCTAAAGAAGATGCATTCACTCAtggagaagaaaataaagaatgCGAAACTAATGTGATAAAAATTGTTTATGAATCCAATGAGAAAATCCAGGAAGATGGATCTCAGAAGACACTGATAGAGAAGCAGGTTAACCACATACCTAAATGGGCTAGACGACGGTAA